Below is a window of Streptomyces sp. ITFR-16 DNA.
GGCCCTGCTGCTGCTCGGGGCGCTCGCCGCGCTGAAGCTGCCCCGGGTGATGGAGTGCCCGCCGAAGCTCTGCGAGGCCCCCGAACCGCAGGAGGCGCCCGCCCAGGAGCGTCCCGAGGTCCGGCTGCGACTGCCCGCCGGGCGCCGCCCGGCCGAGGCGGCCGGCTCTGGACGCGCGGCACACTGAGTCGTAACGTCGGCACGACGCCGTAACTAACACTGCTAGTTTTCGGCGCCCGTACCGACCTCAGTACTGTGCGAGCCGCCGGAGGCACTCCCTCATGTCCACCGCCCCGTCCCCGAAGCTCCCGCCCTTCGACCCCCGCGACCCCATCGGCGTCGACGATCTCCTGGACGCCGAGGATCTCGCGATCCGTGACACCGTCCGCACCTGGGCCGCCGACCGGGTCCTGCCGCACATCGCCGAGTGGTACGAGAACGGCGAGCTGCCCGGCATCCGCGAGCTGGCCCGCGAACTCGGCTCGCTCGGGGCCCTCGGCATGTCCCTCCAGGGGTACGGCTGCGCGGGCGCCACCGCCGTCCAGTACGGCCTGGCCTGCCTGGAGCTGGAGGCGGCCGACTCCGGCATCCGCTCGCTCGTGTCCGTACAGGGCTCCCTCGCCATGTACGCCATCCACCGCTTCGGCTCGGAGGAGCAGAAGCAGCGGTGGCTGCCCGGCATGGCGGCGGGCGAGACCATCGGCTGCTTCGGCCTCACCGAGCCCGACCACGGCTCCGACCCGGCCGGCATGCGCACGTACGCCAAGCGCGACGGCCAGGACTGGATCCTCAGCGGCCGCAAGATGTGGATCACCAACGGCTCGGTCGCCGGCGTCGCCGTGGTCTGGGCGCAGACCGACGAGGGCACGGCGGGCAGCGGCATCCGCGGCTTCGTGGTGCCGACCGACGCCCCCGGCTTCTCCGCGCCCGAGATCCGGCACAAGTGGTCGCTGCGCGCCTCGGTCACCAGCGAGCTGGTCCTCGACGACGTACGGCTGCCCGCCGACGCGGTGCTGCCCGGTGTCACCGGTCTGCGCGGGCCGCTCAGCTGTCTCAGCCACGCCCGCTACGGCATCGTCTGGGGAGCCATGGGCGCGGCCCGGTCGAGCTTCGAGGCAGCCGTCGACTACGCGAGGACGCGTGAGCAGTTCGGGAAGCCGATCGGCGGCTTCCAGCTCACCCAGGCCAAGCTCGCCGACATGGCCGTCGAACTGCACAAGGGCATCCTGCTCGCCCACCATCTGGGCCGTCGGATGGACGCGGGCACGCTCCGCCCGGAGCAGGTCAGTTTCGGCAAGCTGAACAATGTGCGGGAGGCCATCGAGATCTGCCGCACCTCGCGCACGATCCTCGGTGCCAACGGGATCTCGCTGGAGTACCCGGTGATGCGGCACGCGACCAATCTGGAGTCGGTGCTCACCTACGAGGGCACCGTCGAGATGCACCAGCTGGTCCTGGGCAAGGCGCTCACCGGCCTGGACGCGTTCCGATGAGCGCCCGGAGGGCGGTCAGCTCTGGTTGAAGAAGCCGTCGGCCGGGCGGCCGGCGGCTTCGCCGTTGACGACCTGGGTGTCGGCGGGGGTCAGCAGGAAGACCCGGGTGGCCACGCGGTCGATCGACCCGCGCAGTCCGAAGATCAGCCCTGCGGCGAAGTCCACCACGCGCTTGGCGTCGGCGGAGTCCATGGATGTGAGGTTCATGATCACCGGGACGCCGTCCCGGAAGAGCTCGCCGATGCTCCGGGCGTCCCGGAAGCTGTCCGGGGTCACGGTGGCGATCCTGCGGCCCGTCTCCTCGGCCGCCTCGGAGGCCACCCGCACCCGCGGATCGGTCACCCAGGCCTGTCCGGTCCCGGTCCGTGCACCCTCGGCGTACTCGTCGTCGTCGTAGTACCGCTCGTCGTTGTCCTCTACGAGGCCCAGCCAGGCACTCGCCTTGCGCACCGATCCCATGGACGCCTCCTCTCACCGCGGTTCCTTGGCGTTCCGCATGTCTTTCGTATCCCTATGGTCGTCCATGATGCGGATCGTGCGCCAAGGGGATAGGCGGCGCGCAGGGCATTCGTGACGGTACTGGTGCAGAGGATGTGGCGATTCGTCAAGGTTCCTCCCGTAAAAGGGCCCTGAAGAAAGAAAATATGATGCGCCGGTCCGTACGGGTGACATGGGGGACGTACGGGTGAACGGGTCACTCGATACGATGCACGTCGCGCACGCGCCCGAGTGCGGCGCTCAGGTGAACGACTCCCGGGGGATGGCCGTGTTCGGAATCGTCAGGCCCTGTACGCATCGCCTCTCGGAGGGGCTCAAGGCGGAGTGGATGGCCCATCTCTGCGGGCTCTGTCTGGCACTTCGCTCGGACCACGGGCAGTTCGCCCGGATCGTCACGAACTACGACGGCCTGATCGTCTCGGTCCTGACGGAGGCTCAGACAGAGCGCACGCCCGCGCAGCGCCGCACGGCGGGACCCTGCCCGCTGCGGGCCATGCGCACCGCGCCCGTCGCCCGGGGCGAGGGGGCCAGGCTGGCGGCCGCGGTCTCGCTGGTGCTGGCCTCGGCGAAGGTGCGCGACCACGTCGCGGACGGGGACGGTCTGTTGAGGCGCCGTCCGGTGGCCGCGGCGGCCCGCCGGGTGGCGGCGGGCTGGGACCGGGCCGGGGCGCGCACCGGGGCGCAGCTCGGCTTCGACACCGCGGTGCTCGTGGACGCCGTCGACCGGCAGACCGGCATCGAGCTGCTCGCCGGCCCCGGCACCCCGCTGCTGACGGTCACCGAACCCACCGAGACCGCCACCGCCGCGGCCTTCGCGCACACCGCCGTCCTCGCGGGCAAGCCGCACAACGCCGCGCCGCTCGCCGAGGCCGGACGCCTCTTCGGCCGCCTCGCGCATCTGCTGGATGCCGTGGAGGACCAGGAAGCTGACTCCGCGTCGGGTGCCTGGAACCCGCTCACCGCGACCGGCACCTCGCGGGCCGAGGCCCGGCGGCTGTGCGACGACGCGCTGCGGGGCGTACGGCTGGCGCTGAAGGACGCGGAGTTCACCGACGGCCGGCTCGCGCATGTGCTGCTCGCGCACGAACTGCGGCGCTCGGTGGACCGGGCGTTCGCCACGGACGTCTGTTCGCATCAGGGCGGCGGGCTGCTGACCTCGGCCGGCGATCCGTCAGAAATACGGCCTGCGGCCTCGTTCGGGCCGCCGCCGGGCAATCCGTACGCGCCTTCGGGGCCCGGTGCCCCGTTCGGGCCGCTGCAGCCGCCGCCGGAGCCCCCGCGCGACCGGCGCGGGCTCGTCATGGGCTGCCTGGTGTGGGCGGGGCTCGCCTGCACCTGCCAGATGTGCTGCGGCACGTTCGACGACCCCTGGAGCCGTCAGCGGCGCGAGGGGCTGTGCAGTCAGTGCGACTGTGGTGACTGCTGCGATGCCTGTGACTGCTGTAGCGGTTGCAGCGACTGCGGCGATTGCTGCGACGGTTGTGACTGCTGCGACTGCGGTTGCGACTGCAGCTGCTGAGGGGAGGGTGGTGCGGTGTTGTGTGACCGGGAGCGCGCAGGGAAGGGGCTCGAACGCCGGTCGGGGCGCGAGCGGAACGAAGCAGTGCGTCGGCTCAACAGGAACAGGACCACACGCGACCGAAGTCGATGTGGGAGCGCTTGACCAGCCACTGCTGCGAATACATGGGCCAAGTGGAACAGGCGTCCGGGTGGCCCGTCAACTGACCTGAGATCTGCGGCTCACAGTGTGGACAGGCTTGACATCCCGCCGTGCACAGCGCTTATCTCGGAGCAGGACCGGGCTGAGGGGCCCGTCCATGTGGTGTTCTCTGTGCCTTCTTTCTGCTGTCTTCCGTCTTCCGTGACGAGAGCGCGCGCCGTGTTCGATCGCCGCATCCACGGAGCCCCCGCATGTCCGCGCAGACAGACACCCGTACGCCGGCTCTCCCGGCCCCGTCCCCCGAAGACAACGATGCCGGACCGACGCTGGTCGTCATCGGCGCGGGACCGCGCGGCACGGGCCTGATCGAACGCATCGCCGCCAACGCTCCCGCCCTGTACGGGGACCGGCCGCTGACCCTCCATCTCGTCGACCCCTACCCGCCCGGCGGCGGCCGGATCTGGCGCGAGGGGCAGTCCCCGCTGCTGTGGATGAACTCCATGGCCGAGGACGTCACCATGTTCACCGACGACACCGTCCGCCAGGAGGGGCCCGTACGGCCCGGGCCCGCGCTCGACACCTGGGCGGCGGAGCTGCGCGAGGGTCCGGGCGGCGCCGGCGCGGTCACCGACGACCCCGCCCTCCGCGCCGAGATCGAGACGCTGCGCGGACAGGACTTCCCCAGCCGGCGGCTGCAGGGCGCCTATCTGCGCTGGGTGTACGAGCGGTCGGTGGCCGCGCTCCCGCCCGGGATCACCGTCCATGAGCACCGCCGCCGCGCCCTGCGGGTCACCGGCCCGCGCGACGGCCGCCAGCGGGTCCATCTGGAGGGCGGCGCACCGCTCGACGCCGACCTCGTCGTCCTCACCCTCGGGCACCTGGACGCCGAGCCGGACGCAGAGCAGTCGAGGCTGTCCGGCTTCGCGGCGCGGCACGGCCTGATCCACCTGCCGCCCGACTTCACCGCCGACAGCGACCTGAGCGCGCTGCCCGCGGGCGAACCCGTCGTCGTCCGGGGCTTCGGACTCGCCTTCATCGACCTGATGGTGCTGCTCACCGAGGGCCGGGGCGGGCGGTACGAGAACGGCGCGTACGTGCCCTCGGGCCGGGAGCCGGTGCTGTACGTCGGATCGCGGCGCGGGGTCCCGTACCACTCCAAGATCGGCTACGGCTGGCAGGGCGAGCGGCCGCCGCTGCCGCGCTTCCTGGACCCCGTCCGGGCCGGGGAACTCCTGACGAGACCTCAGCCGCTCGACTTCCGCCGGGACATATGGCCCCATGTCGACAAAGAGCTCGGCCATGCGCACTACCACCGGCTGTTCACCGCCCACCCCGGACGCACCGCCACCGACTGGCCCTCCTTCGAGGAGAAGTACGCGACCGCCGAGCCGGGCAGCGACGAGCTGCGCGACCTGATCGCCGCCGCCGTCCCCGACCCGGCCGACCGGCTCGACCTGGCGGCCGTGGACCGGCCGCTGGAGGGGGTGCGGCACACCTCGGCGGAGGCTCTGCAGAAGGCGGTGCGCGACTACATCACGGCCGACCTCGACCGCCGGCACGACCCGGAGCACAGCGAGGACCTCGCGGTCTTCCTCGGACTGCTCTCCGTCTACGGCCAGTTGGCCAGGTTCGGCGACATCGGGGAGTGGTGGCACGGCTTCTTCAGCTACCTCGCCTCCGGGCCGCCCGGCCCCCGGCTGCGGCAGCTCCTCGCCCTCTCCGAAGCCGGTGTCGTCCGCTTCATCGGCGCCGGCACGACGGTCGAGACCGATGAGGAGCGCGGCCTGTTCCGGGCGTTCGGCGCGACCGTGCCGGGGGAGCGGATCGAGGCCCGCGCCCTCGTCGAGGCCCGGCTGCCGGACCCCTCGACCCGGCGCACCCGCTCCGCCCTGCTCCGCGCCCTGTACGAGGACGGGGCGGCGGCCACCGCCACCGGGCTGCTCGCGGTCGACCCCGCCGACGGCCGCGTCCTGGACCGCGACGGCCTGCCGCACCCCCGCCGCTTCGCGCTCGGTCCGCACACCGCGGCGCGCACCGGCGGCGCCTTCACCCGGCCGCGCACCGGAGGCCCCGCCTTCGGCCAGAACGACGCCACCGCGCGCGCCGCCCTCGCCTTCCTGCGCGACCGCACCGGCACCGATGGCTGACCGCCCGCCCGGGCCGGAGGTCCCGTGACCCGAAGCCGTACCCCCACCGTGCCGAAAGGACCCGCCATGTCCCCGCTGCGCCCGCTCCATCTGGCCGCCGAGATCGGTGGCCCGCCCCGCTACGACCCCGCGCACTACACGGGACTCGCCCGGCTCGCTGAGGGGGGCGCGCTCGACTTCGTCACGCTCGGCGACTCCTTCGCCCGGCCGGGCCCCGACGCGCTCGCCGTCCTGTCCCGGGTGGCCCCCGAAACCCGCCGGATCGGCCTCGTGCCGACGGTCACCACCACCCACACCGAGCCGTTCCACGTGTCCTCGGCGGTGGCCACCCTGGACTGGGTCAGCCGGGGCCGGGCCGGCTGGAGTGTCGATGTGTCGACGACCGAGGCCGAGGCGCGGCTCTTCGGACGCCGCCCCGCCGCGCCCGCCGACGCACTGTGGCGGGAGGCCGGTGAGTGCGCCGACGTCTCCGCACGCCTCTGGGACAGCTGGGAGGACGACGCCGAGATCCGGGACACCGCCACCGGACGCTTCATCGACCGCGACAAGCTGCACTACGTCGACTTCGAGGGCACCGCCTTCGGCATCCGGGGTCCGGCCATCGTGCCGAGACCGCCGCAGGGCCGCCCGGTCGTCGTCATCGACGGCACCGCGGAACCGGCCCGGCAGGCCGCGGCCCGCCACGCCGACGTCGTCCTCGTACGCGCCACCACCCCCGAGCGGACCGCCGCGATCCGCGAGGACGTGCTCCGCCGGGCCGCCGCCCACGGCCGGGACCCCGCCGCCCTGCGGGTGCTCGCCGCGCTCACCGTCGACCTCGGCGACGCCGAGTCCGCCCCGGAACCAGGGCTGGAGAGCGGGCCGCCGCTCGCCGCGCAGGGCACGTACTACCGGGGCGGCCCGGTCGACCTCGCCGATCTGATCACCCAGTGGCACCGGGCCGGCGCGGTCGACGGCTTCCACCTCACCCCGATCACCCCCGGACGCGACCTCGAACGGATCGTCAACGGCACCGTCGCCCTGCTCCAGCACCGCAGCCTGTTCCGCACCTTCCACCCGGGCGGCACCCTGCGCGAGCACCTCGGTCTGGCCCGCCCGGCCAACCGTTACGCCCCGCGAGGAGAACGAGTATGACCAGCGCCGCCCCGCCCAGCGCCCCGAAGCAGATGCATCTCGCGGCGCACTTCCCGGGGGTGGACAACACCACCGTGTGGGCCGATCCGCGCTCCCGCAGCCAGATCGAGTTCGCCTCCTTCGAGCACCTCGCGCGCACGGCGGAGCGCGGGCTGTTCGACTTCTTCTTCCTCGCCGAGGGGCTGCGGCTGCGCGAGCACAACGGGCTGATCCACGACCTCGACGTGGTCGGCCGGCCCGAGTCCCTCACCCTGCTGGCCGCGCTGGCCGGCGTCACCGACCGGCTGGGGCTCGCCGCCGCCGTCAACGCCACCTTCAACGAGCCGTACGAGGTGGCCCGGCGGTTCGCCACCCTCGACCACCTCAGCGCGGGCCGGGCCGCGTGGCACGTCGTGACCTCGTCCGACGCCTCCACCGGTGAGAACTTCCGGCGCGGCGGCCCTCTCGACCGGGCCGGCCTCCCCCAAGCTCTCGGCTCCGCCCGGGCAGGGGGGACCCCCCTCACCCGCGCCGCCGAGTTCCTCGCCACCGCCCGGGAGCTGTGGGACTCCTGGACGCCCGAGGGGACCCCGCGCCCCTTCGCCCACCACGGGACGCACTTCTCGGTCGAGGGCGAGTTCACCGTGCCGCGCTCCCCGCAGGGCCACCCCGTCGTCATCCAGGCCGGCGACTCCCCGGAAGGCCGCGAGTTCGCCGCGTCCGCCGCCGACATCGTCTTCACCCGGCACGGGACCCTGGAGGCGGGCCGCGCCTTCTGCGCGGATCTGAAGGGGCGCCTCGCCGCGTACGGCCGGGAGCCCGACGAGCTGAAGATCATGCCCGGGGTCAGCGTCGTGCTCGGCGACAGCGACGCCGAGGCGCAGGAGCGCGCGGCCGCGATCCGCCTCCAGCAGGTCTCGCCGCAGAACGCGCTGCTGGCCCTGGAGCAGGTCTGGGGCCGCGACCTCTCCTCGTACGATCCCGACGGGCCGCTCCCCGAGAGCGACCCGGTCCCCGACTCCGGTCCGGTCCGGGGCCGGACCGGCGACCCGTTCGCGGTCGCGGCCCGCTGGCGCGAACTGTCCCGCGCGAAGGGGCTCTCCATCCGGCAGACCGTCATCGAGGCGACTGGCCGGCAGCCGTTCATCGGCAGCCCGGACACCGTCGCCGCGCAGCTGACCGAGTACGTCGCCACGGGCGCCGCCGACGGCTTCGTCCTCGTCCCCCATCTGACCCCCGGCGGCCTCGACGAGTTCGTCGACCGGGTCGTCCCGCTCCTCCAGGAACGCGGAGTGTTCCGCTCCGCCTACACCGGTTCCACTCTGCGGTCGCACCTCGGCCTCGGTGAGCCGGTATGGAAAGGTTGACCGCATGAGCACGGAAGCACAGCAGCAGGCAGCGCAGGACTGGCAGCGGTGGCACGAGGAGCGGACCGCCACGGTCTCGGCACCGTACGGGCCGCTCTCCCTCACCGGCACCCACTGGCTCTCCGATTACCCGGACGGTCGAATTCCGGCCGTCCCGGGCCAGTGGCGGGAGGAGGACGGCGAGCTGGTGCTCACCGCCGTCCCCGAGGACGGGCTGACCGTCGACGGCAAGCCCTTCACCGGCCGGGTCGCGCTCGGCGCCGACCGGGGCCCGATCGACGGGTCCCGCGTCGCGCACGGCGAGCGGAGGCTGGTCGTGCTGAGCCGCGAGGGACTGTGGGCGGTCCGGGACTTCGATCCGTCCTCCCCGGCCCGGCGCGCCTTCCGGGCCATCGAGGCGACGCCGTACGACCCGCGCTGGGCGCTGCCGGGCACCTTCCGTCCGTACGAGACCTCCCGCACCGTGCGGGTCGAGAACGCCGACGGTGTGGAGCGCGGGCTCGGGCTCGCGGGGGAGATCGCCTTCGAGCTGGACGGCGCCGAGCGCACGCTTCAGGTCGCGGTGGAGGCGGACGGCTCGCTGTGGGCGGTCTTCGCCGATGCCACCAGCGGTAACACGAGCTACCGCTTCCGGTTCCTGCGGCCCGCCGCCCCGGCGGCCGACGGCACGGTGACGGTCGACCTCAACCGCGCGACGCTGCCGCCGTGCGCCTTCGCGGACCACTTCATCTGCCCCTTCCCGCCGCCCGGCAACACCCTGCCGGTCGCCGTCGAGGCGGGGGAGCGCAGCCGCACCGACGGCTGAGGCGCCGTATACGACCGGCCCCGGCGGGGAGTCACCCGCCGGGGCCGGGCTCGGTGCGCCCGCCCGGCCTCAGGCCAAAAGGCGCCCTTGCGCCGGAAGTTGACGCCTTGAATACTCCCGAGCAGCGCTTGTCAGGGGCACGGCATGTTCGCATTGCGGACAGCCGTCCGCGCGCCTGACTGCGCCTCACGGGTCCGACCACCCCACAGGCGGACCCCCGACTCCCCTCGGGAGGAATGACAAGTGAGGATCAAGCGCACCACCCCCCTCAGCGGCACTGCGAGACGCAGCAGGGCCGTCGCCATCGCCGCAGGTCTCGTGGCCGTCGCCGCGCTCGCCGTCCCCACGGCGCAGGCCAGCTCCACCGGAACGTACAGCGCCAACCAGCTCTCCGCCGCCAGTGACGCCGTCCTCGGCGCCGACATCGCCGGCACCGCCTGGACCGTGGACCCCGCGACCAAGAAGGTCGTGGTCACGGTGGACAGCACGGTCTCCGCGTCGGAGATCCAGCAGATCAAGGACTCCGCGGGCGCCAACGCGGGCGCCCTGCGCATCGAGCACACCCCCGGGAAGTTCAGCAAGCTGCTCTCCGGCGGCGACGCCATCTACGCACCCGGATGGCGCTGCTCCCTCGGATTCAACGTCCGCAGCGGCAGCACGTACTACTTCCTGACCGCCGGACACTGCACCGACGGCAACCCCCCCTGGTACACCAACTCCTCGAACACCACCTACATCGGTCCGACGGTCGGCTCCAGCTTCCCGACCAACGACTACGGGCTGGTGCGCTACGACAACGCCGCCGTCTCCCACGAGGGCACCGTGGGCAGCGTCGACATCACCGGCGCGGCCAACGCCACGGTCGGGATGTCCGTCACCCGCCGGGGCTCCACCACCGGCATCCACAGCGGCACCGTCTCCGCGCTCAACGCCACGGTCAACTACGGCGGCGGCGACGTCGTCTACGGCATGATCAAGACCAACGTGTGCGCGGAGCCCGGCGACTCGGGCGGCCCGCTCTACTCCGGTTCCAAGGCGATCGGCCTGACCTCGGGCGGCAGTGGCAACTGCAGCTCGGGCGGCACGACGTTCTTCCAGCCGGTCACCGAGGCGCTCAGCGCGTACGGCGTCAGCCTGTACTGAGGCCGAGGCCTGTACCGGCCGATCGGTGCGAACCGGCCCCCGGGCGGCGAATCCGCCCGGGGGCCGGCGCCGTCCGTCGCATACCCTTGAGCCCTCGGTGCGGGTGCCCACACAGGGAGGGGGTCGTGTGCGCGCGACGACGCGGTCGGCGGACCAGCGGCCGTACTTCTACCTGAGCTACGCCCGTACACCGGGACACGGCCAAGGCGCGCACCCCGACATGTGGGTCGAGCGGCTGTTCCGGGACCTGTGCGGTCATGTGACGGCCCTGACCGGCCTTCCGGCGGGCACCCCGGCCGGCTTCATGGACCGGGCGACACCGTCCGGCGAGGACGGGCCGGAGCGGCTGGGCGAGAACCTCGCGACCTGCCGGGTGTTCGTCCCCCTGTTCTCGCCGCGCTACTTCGCCAGCGAGATGTGCGGCAAGGAGTGGTACGCCTTCTCCCGGCGCGCCATCCACCACAGCGCCCGCTCCGGGCACCGCTCCGAGGCGATCGTCCCGGCCCTGTGGGTGCCGGTCCCGCCGAGCCAGCTGCCCGGCCCGGCCGAGAGCCTGCAGTTCAACCACCGCGACTTCGGTGAGCGTTACGTCACCGACGGACTGTACGGGCTGATCAAGCTCAGGCTCTTCGCCGAGGAGTACGAGCGGGCGGTGCACGAGCTCGCCAAGCGCATCGTCCAGGTCGCCGACACCGCCGGGCTCGCCCCCGGCGGGCCCGTGGACCACCGGCGGGCGCCCAGCGCCTTCGGTTCCTGGGGCGGCGCGGCCGGCGCCTCCCGCGCGCTGCGGATCACCGTCGCCGCCGGCACCCGCCACGACCTGCCCGAGGGGCGCAGCGCCGGCTACTACGGCGACAGCCCGCAGGACTGGAACCCCTACCACCCGGACTCCGCACGGCCGTTGGCCTCGGTCGCCGAGGACCTGGTGCGCGCGCTCAACTACCGGACGACCGTCGTCTCCTTCGACGAGGAGTCCGCCCACCCGAAATCCGGCGGGTCCCCGGAGACACCGGAGATCCTGCTCCTGGACCGCTGGGCGCTCCTGGACGAGGAGCGGCGCGGCCGGCTCGCCGCCCTGGACGCCTCGGGCCGCCCCTGGGTGACGATGATCGTTCCGTGGAACCGCGCGGACCGGGAGAGCGGGGCCGCCGAGGCCGGGCTCGCCGCGCGGCTCGAAGAGACCATGCCGGCCAAGACGGGCCAGGGGAGGGCCCTGTCCCGGGCTGCCGCCGGGGGGGTGCCGAGCATGGAGGCCTTCGGCCAGATCCTGCCGGAGGTGGTCGAGGTGGCCGCCCAGCGGTATCTGAGGCACGCGGTCGCCTATCCGCCCGCCCCGTACGGCGGCGGGCACGTCGAGCGGCCCCGGCTGGTGGGCCCGATGGCGCCCGCGCCGCACATTCCCGGCACCTATGACGTCGCGAGCCACGCGGAGGACACGGATGACGGCCAGTCGTGACGGACGCATCGTCACCTTCTACTCGTACAAGGGCGGTACGGGGCGCACCATGGCGCTGGCCAACACCGCCTGGATCCTCGCGGCCAACGGCCACCGGGTCCTGGCGGTCGACTGGGACCTGGAGGCGCCGGGGCTCCACCGGTTCTTCCACCCGTTCCTCGATCCCTCCACCCTCGGCGCGACCACCGGTGTCATCGACCTGATCACCGAGTTCGCCTGGGCCGCGACCAGCCCGG
It encodes the following:
- a CDS encoding TIR-like protein FxsC codes for the protein MRATTRSADQRPYFYLSYARTPGHGQGAHPDMWVERLFRDLCGHVTALTGLPAGTPAGFMDRATPSGEDGPERLGENLATCRVFVPLFSPRYFASEMCGKEWYAFSRRAIHHSARSGHRSEAIVPALWVPVPPSQLPGPAESLQFNHRDFGERYVTDGLYGLIKLRLFAEEYERAVHELAKRIVQVADTAGLAPGGPVDHRRAPSAFGSWGGAAGASRALRITVAAGTRHDLPEGRSAGYYGDSPQDWNPYHPDSARPLASVAEDLVRALNYRTTVVSFDEESAHPKSGGSPETPEILLLDRWALLDEERRGRLAALDASGRPWVTMIVPWNRADRESGAAEAGLAARLEETMPAKTGQGRALSRAAAGGVPSMEAFGQILPEVVEVAAQRYLRHAVAYPPAPYGGGHVERPRLVGPMAPAPHIPGTYDVASHAEDTDDGQS